In the Theobroma cacao cultivar B97-61/B2 chromosome 1, Criollo_cocoa_genome_V2, whole genome shotgun sequence genome, one interval contains:
- the LOC18612345 gene encoding probable plastidic glucose transporter 1 isoform X3, giving the protein MWVATVLHQPVVPVPPIFTSHLNPKLFHKPKTFGFGFRFPPVKLKVSATKKQLQTQNPDGEDLPTQEKSNDRSVDLGWLPAFPHVLTASMSNFLFGYHIGVMNGPIISIARELGFEGDPILEGLVVSIFIAGAFVGSISCGSLVDKLGCRRTFQIDTIPLILGAIVSAQAHSLDEILLGRFLVGLGIGVNTVLVPIYISEVAPTKYRGSLGTLCQIGTCLGIILSLLLGIPAEDDPHWWRTMFYIASIPGFLLSLGMQFAVESPRWLCRAGKINDAAAIIHNLWGYSEVDKAIEEFQSVIKNDGSDADSRWLELLEEPHSRVAFIGGVLFVLQQFAGINGVLYFSSLTFQDVGIASGAWASLFVGLTNFVGALCASFFMDTQGRKKLLIGSYLGMAVSMFVIVFAINFPLDEDFSHNLSILGTLMYIFTFAIGAGPVTGLIIPELSSNRTRGKIMGFSFSVHWENDAR; this is encoded by the exons ATGTGGGTCGCCACCGTACTCCACCAACCGGTTGTCCCGGTTCCCCCGATCTTCACCTCTCATTTAAACCCCAAATTATTCCATAAACCGAAGACTTTTGGTTTCGGTTTCCGGTTTCCGCCAGTAAAGTTGAAAGTTTCAGCGACGAAGAAGCAGTTGCAGACTCAAAATCCTG ATGGTGAAGATTTGCCGACACAAGAGAAAAGCAATGATCGAAGTGTTGATTTGGGATGGCTTCCTGCTTTTCCTCACGTTTTGACTGCTTCAATGTCCAATTTCCTTTTCGGCTATCACATAGg CGTAATGAATGGTCCCATCATTTCAATCGCTCGAGAACTTGGTTTTGAAGGAGATCCAATTCTTGAGGGGCTTGTGGTGAGCATATTCATTGCCGGAGCTTTTGTTGGAAGCATAAGTTGTGGTTCACTGGTAGACAAACTTGGTTGTCGCCGTACTTTTCAGATTGACACAATACCATTGATTCTTGGTGCAATTGTGAG TGCACAAGCACATTCCTTAGATGAAATACTGTTGGGAAGATTTCTTGTTGGCCTTGGTATTGGTGTGAACACTGTTCTTGTTCCAATTTATATTTCGGAG GTTGCCCCGACAAAATATAGGGGTTCATTGGGAACTTTGTGCCAAATTGGTACTTGCCTTGGAATTATTCTGTCACTGCTTCTTGGAATACCAGCAGAGGATGATCCACATTG GTGGAGGACAATGTTCTATATAGCAAGTATCCCTGGCTTTCTTCTTTCACTTGGTATGCAATTTGCTGTGGAAAGCCCCCGCTGGCTATGCAGA GCGGGGAAAATAAATGATGCAGCTGCAATTATCCATAACCTTTGGGGATACTCAGAAGTTGACAAAGCAATTGAGGAATTCCAGTCGGTCATCAAGAATGATGGCAGTGATGCAGACAGCAGATGGTTGGAACTTTTAGAAGAGCCACATTCTCGAG TTGCATTCATTGGAGGAGTCCTTTTTGTTCTTCAACAGTTTGCTGGAATAAATGGAGTTCTGTATTTTTCATCATTGACCTTTCAAGATGTTGGAATTGCTAGTGGTGCTTGGGCAAGTTTATTTGTTGGACTTACAAATTTTGTAG GTGCACTCTGCGCATCTTTCTTTATGGATACGCAAGGAAGGAAAAAGCTTCTTATAGGAAGTTACCTGGGAATG GCAGTTTCAATGTTTGTTATTGTTTTTGCAATCAATTTTCCATTAGATGAAGATTTCAGTCACAACTTATCTATCCTTGGAACTCTTAT GTACATATTCACCTTTGCAATTGGAGCAGGCCCGGTAACTGGTCTCATTATTCCAGAACTTAGTAGCAACAGGACACGTGGAAAGATAATGGGGTTTAGTTTCTCTGTTCATTGG GAGAACGATGCACGGTGA
- the LOC18612345 gene encoding probable plastidic glucose transporter 1 isoform X1 — MWVATVLHQPVVPVPPIFTSHLNPKLFHKPKTFGFGFRFPPVKLKVSATKKQLQTQNPDGEDLPTQEKSNDRSVDLGWLPAFPHVLTASMSNFLFGYHIGVMNGPIISIARELGFEGDPILEGLVVSIFIAGAFVGSISCGSLVDKLGCRRTFQIDTIPLILGAIVSAQAHSLDEILLGRFLVGLGIGVNTVLVPIYISEVAPTKYRGSLGTLCQIGTCLGIILSLLLGIPAEDDPHWWRTMFYIASIPGFLLSLGMQFAVESPRWLCRAGKINDAAAIIHNLWGYSEVDKAIEEFQSVIKNDGSDADSRWLELLEEPHSRVAFIGGVLFVLQQFAGINGVLYFSSLTFQDVGIASGAWASLFVGLTNFVGALCASFFMDTQGRKKLLIGSYLGMAVSMFVIVFAINFPLDEDFSHNLSILGTLMYIFTFAIGAGPVTGLIIPELSSNRTRGKIMGFSFSVHWVCNFLVGLFFLDLVEIFGVASVYAGFGSVSLLSAIFAYYFIVETKGRSLEEIEMSLNSNFPPKR, encoded by the exons ATGTGGGTCGCCACCGTACTCCACCAACCGGTTGTCCCGGTTCCCCCGATCTTCACCTCTCATTTAAACCCCAAATTATTCCATAAACCGAAGACTTTTGGTTTCGGTTTCCGGTTTCCGCCAGTAAAGTTGAAAGTTTCAGCGACGAAGAAGCAGTTGCAGACTCAAAATCCTG ATGGTGAAGATTTGCCGACACAAGAGAAAAGCAATGATCGAAGTGTTGATTTGGGATGGCTTCCTGCTTTTCCTCACGTTTTGACTGCTTCAATGTCCAATTTCCTTTTCGGCTATCACATAGg CGTAATGAATGGTCCCATCATTTCAATCGCTCGAGAACTTGGTTTTGAAGGAGATCCAATTCTTGAGGGGCTTGTGGTGAGCATATTCATTGCCGGAGCTTTTGTTGGAAGCATAAGTTGTGGTTCACTGGTAGACAAACTTGGTTGTCGCCGTACTTTTCAGATTGACACAATACCATTGATTCTTGGTGCAATTGTGAG TGCACAAGCACATTCCTTAGATGAAATACTGTTGGGAAGATTTCTTGTTGGCCTTGGTATTGGTGTGAACACTGTTCTTGTTCCAATTTATATTTCGGAG GTTGCCCCGACAAAATATAGGGGTTCATTGGGAACTTTGTGCCAAATTGGTACTTGCCTTGGAATTATTCTGTCACTGCTTCTTGGAATACCAGCAGAGGATGATCCACATTG GTGGAGGACAATGTTCTATATAGCAAGTATCCCTGGCTTTCTTCTTTCACTTGGTATGCAATTTGCTGTGGAAAGCCCCCGCTGGCTATGCAGA GCGGGGAAAATAAATGATGCAGCTGCAATTATCCATAACCTTTGGGGATACTCAGAAGTTGACAAAGCAATTGAGGAATTCCAGTCGGTCATCAAGAATGATGGCAGTGATGCAGACAGCAGATGGTTGGAACTTTTAGAAGAGCCACATTCTCGAG TTGCATTCATTGGAGGAGTCCTTTTTGTTCTTCAACAGTTTGCTGGAATAAATGGAGTTCTGTATTTTTCATCATTGACCTTTCAAGATGTTGGAATTGCTAGTGGTGCTTGGGCAAGTTTATTTGTTGGACTTACAAATTTTGTAG GTGCACTCTGCGCATCTTTCTTTATGGATACGCAAGGAAGGAAAAAGCTTCTTATAGGAAGTTACCTGGGAATG GCAGTTTCAATGTTTGTTATTGTTTTTGCAATCAATTTTCCATTAGATGAAGATTTCAGTCACAACTTATCTATCCTTGGAACTCTTAT GTACATATTCACCTTTGCAATTGGAGCAGGCCCGGTAACTGGTCTCATTATTCCAGAACTTAGTAGCAACAGGACACGTGGAAAGATAATGGGGTTTAGTTTCTCTGTTCATTGG GTTTGTAATTTCTTGGTGGGGCTGTTCTTCCTTGACTTAGTGGAGATATTTGGAGTTGCTTCAGTTTATGCTGGTTTTGGCAGTGTGTCCTTGCTGTCAGCAATTTTTGCATATTACTTTATAGTTGAAACAAAAGGACGATCTCTTGAAGAAATTGAAATGTCACTGAACTCTAACTTCCCACCTAAAAGGTAA
- the LOC18612345 gene encoding probable plastidic glucose transporter 1 isoform X2, with product MWVATVLHQPVVPVPPIFTSHLNPKLFHKPKTFGFGFRFPPVKLKVSATKKQLQTQNPDGEDLPTQEKSNDRSVDLGWLPAFPHVLTASMSNFLFGYHIGVMNGPIISIARELGFEGDPILEGLVVSIFIAGAFVGSISCGSLVDKLGCRRTFQIDTIPLILGAIVSAQAHSLDEILLGRFLVGLGIGVNTVLVPIYISEVAPTKYRGSLGTLCQIGTCLGIILSLLLGIPAEDDPHWWRTMFYIASIPGFLLSLGMQFAVESPRWLCRAGKINDAAAIIHNLWGYSEVDKAIEEFQSVIKNDGSDADSRWLELLEEPHSRVAFIGGVLFVLQQFAGINGVLYFSSLTFQDVGIASGAWASLFVGLTNFVGALCASFFMDTQGRKKLLIGSYLGMAVSMFVIVFAINFPLDEDFSHNLSILGTLMYIFTFAIGAGPVTGLIIPELSSNRTRGKIMGFSFSVHWCLVDLGL from the exons ATGTGGGTCGCCACCGTACTCCACCAACCGGTTGTCCCGGTTCCCCCGATCTTCACCTCTCATTTAAACCCCAAATTATTCCATAAACCGAAGACTTTTGGTTTCGGTTTCCGGTTTCCGCCAGTAAAGTTGAAAGTTTCAGCGACGAAGAAGCAGTTGCAGACTCAAAATCCTG ATGGTGAAGATTTGCCGACACAAGAGAAAAGCAATGATCGAAGTGTTGATTTGGGATGGCTTCCTGCTTTTCCTCACGTTTTGACTGCTTCAATGTCCAATTTCCTTTTCGGCTATCACATAGg CGTAATGAATGGTCCCATCATTTCAATCGCTCGAGAACTTGGTTTTGAAGGAGATCCAATTCTTGAGGGGCTTGTGGTGAGCATATTCATTGCCGGAGCTTTTGTTGGAAGCATAAGTTGTGGTTCACTGGTAGACAAACTTGGTTGTCGCCGTACTTTTCAGATTGACACAATACCATTGATTCTTGGTGCAATTGTGAG TGCACAAGCACATTCCTTAGATGAAATACTGTTGGGAAGATTTCTTGTTGGCCTTGGTATTGGTGTGAACACTGTTCTTGTTCCAATTTATATTTCGGAG GTTGCCCCGACAAAATATAGGGGTTCATTGGGAACTTTGTGCCAAATTGGTACTTGCCTTGGAATTATTCTGTCACTGCTTCTTGGAATACCAGCAGAGGATGATCCACATTG GTGGAGGACAATGTTCTATATAGCAAGTATCCCTGGCTTTCTTCTTTCACTTGGTATGCAATTTGCTGTGGAAAGCCCCCGCTGGCTATGCAGA GCGGGGAAAATAAATGATGCAGCTGCAATTATCCATAACCTTTGGGGATACTCAGAAGTTGACAAAGCAATTGAGGAATTCCAGTCGGTCATCAAGAATGATGGCAGTGATGCAGACAGCAGATGGTTGGAACTTTTAGAAGAGCCACATTCTCGAG TTGCATTCATTGGAGGAGTCCTTTTTGTTCTTCAACAGTTTGCTGGAATAAATGGAGTTCTGTATTTTTCATCATTGACCTTTCAAGATGTTGGAATTGCTAGTGGTGCTTGGGCAAGTTTATTTGTTGGACTTACAAATTTTGTAG GTGCACTCTGCGCATCTTTCTTTATGGATACGCAAGGAAGGAAAAAGCTTCTTATAGGAAGTTACCTGGGAATG GCAGTTTCAATGTTTGTTATTGTTTTTGCAATCAATTTTCCATTAGATGAAGATTTCAGTCACAACTTATCTATCCTTGGAACTCTTAT GTACATATTCACCTTTGCAATTGGAGCAGGCCCGGTAACTGGTCTCATTATTCCAGAACTTAGTAGCAACAGGACACGTGGAAAGATAATGGGGTTTAGTTTCTCTGTTCATTGG TGTCTTGTTGATCTAGGTTTGTAA
- the LOC18612344 gene encoding endoglucanase 11 → MEEMKKLNHHRQTPRFAWHCCVVLFSVFTVSATAHQAFDYADALTKSLLYFESQRSGRLPYNQRVTWRDHSGLTDGLEQGVDLVGGYYDAGDHVKFGLPMAFTVTMLSWGIIEFRDQIANAGELDHSLEAIKWGTDYFIKAHTSPNVLWAEVGDGDTDHYCWQRPEDMTTSRQAYKVDQKNPGSDLAGETAAAMAAASIVFKKTNPHYSHLLLHHAQQLFEFGDKYRGKYDGSVGVVKSYYASVSGYMDELLWAALWLYEATDNEEFLKYVINKAHCFGGIGWAITEFSWDVKYAGIQIMASKLLEKEKHKHHAHVLKQYRSKAEYYLCSCLNKNNANDNIDRTPGGLLYIRQWNNMQYVSTAAFLLTVYSDFLRDSNKRLDCPAGTVEHGEILHFAKSQVDYILGSNPMNTSYLVGYGPKYPTRVHHRGASIVSYRENKGFIGCTQGYDNWYSREEPNPNVLVGALVGGPDCQDNFMDQRDNYMQTEACTYNTAPLVGVFAKLLHLEDSHEPQLVASS, encoded by the exons ATGGAGGAGATGAAGAAGCTAAACCATCATCGACAAACACCCAGATTTGCCTGGCATTGTTGCGTTGTTCTCTTCTCTGTTTTCACCGTTTCCGCAACAGCTCATCAAGCGTTTGATTATGCTGATGCTTTAACAAAGAGCCTTCTTTACTTTGAATCCCAGCGATCCGGTCGGTTACCGTACAACCAACGTGTCACTTGGCGTGACCATTCTGGCCTCACCGACGGGTTGGAACAAGGA GTGGACTTGGTAGGAGGATACTACGACGCTGGCGATCATGTCAAATTTGGACTCCCAATGGCTTTCACCGTTACAATGCTGTCTTGGGGTATCATCGAATTCCGTGATCAGATCGCTAATGCCGGAGAATTGGACCACTCTTTAGAGGCTATTAAGTGGGGGACAGATTACTTCATTAAGGCACACACCAGCCCAAATGTATTATGGGCAGAG GTGGGTGATGGGGACACTGACCATTACTGTTGGCAACGCCCGGAGGACATGACCACCTCACGCCAAGCCTACAAGGTTGATCAGAAAAATCCAGGGTCGGATCTCGCCGGAGAGACGGCGGCGGCAATGGCGGCAGCGTCAATTGTGTTCAAGAAAACAAACCCACATTACTCTCACTTACTCTTGCACCATGCTCAACAG TTGTTTGAGTTCGGGGATAAGTATCGAGGGAAGTATGATGGGAGTGTAGGGGTGGTGAAGAGCTACTATGCGTCGGTGAGTGGATACATGGATGAGTTGTTGTGGGCAGCTTTGTGGTTGTACGAGGCCACCGACAATGAGGAGTTCTTGAAGTATGTTATAAACAAGGCTCACTGTTTTGGTGGAATTGGTTGGGCCATAACAGAGTTCAGTTGGGATGTTAAGTACGCTGGAATTCAAATTATGGCATCAAAG TTActggagaaagaaaaacataagCACCACGCTCATGTTCTCAAGCAATACCGATCGAAAGCTGAGTACTACCTATGCTCATGTCTTAACAAAAACAATGCCAACGACAACATCGACCGTACCCCAGGGGGTCTTCTATACATCCGGCAATGGAACAATATGCAATATGTGTCCACGGCGGCATTCCTTCTGACCGTGTACTCCGACTTCCTTCGGGACTCCAACAAAAGGCTCGATTGTCCAGCGGGAACGGTGGAGCATGGAGAGATCCTCCATTTTGCCAAATCTCAAGTGGATTACATATTAGGTTCTAATCCGATGAACACGAGTTATTTAGTGGGTTACGGTCCAAAGTACCCCACCAGGGTACACCATCGAGGGGCCTCGATAGTGTCATATAGAGAGAATAAGGGTTTCATTGGGTGCACCCAGGGTTATGACAATTGGTATAGCCGGGAAGAGCCTAACCCTAATGTCTTGGTAGGAGCGCTGGTCGGGGGACCTGATTGTCAAGATAATTTCATGGACCAAAGAGATAACTATATGCAGACCGAGGCCTGCACATATAATACAGCACCATTAGTTGGCGTTTTCGCAAAATTGTTACACTTGGAGGACAGCCATGAACCACAATTGGTTGCCTCTTCTTAG